Proteins from a single region of Runella sp. SP2:
- a CDS encoding aminotransferase class V-fold PLP-dependent enzyme, whose protein sequence is MLLNKREFLQSMTGLVTLSQTGLDMALSAFEHQSPEVVAQNEEFWQEVRKGFTVTKEFIHLENGYYVLASDEVLNTYIEHVRDINKISSRYMRTRQFDDKLAVRKQLAELVGASHEEVIITRNTTESLDTIISGIDWKVGDEVVMALQDYGAMVDMFKQQARRYGIVNKFVSVPNHPASDDEIVKLYEQAITPKTRLLMVCHIINITGHILPIQKIADMAHARGVEVMVDGAHAVGHFDFKIPDLHCDYYGSSLHKWLGCPLGAGLLYVKKEKIKQIWPLLGETGYPDYDIRKLNHTGTHPVHTDLALADAINYHKKIGIERKEARLRYLQTYWTSKVRNHPGIIVNTPADSTRHGAIGNVGVAKLSPAELAKTLMEKYKIWTVAIDYANVHGVRVTPHLFTTTQELDTFVKALKELAG, encoded by the coding sequence ATGCTTCTCAACAAACGTGAATTTCTCCAGTCTATGACAGGATTGGTAACACTGAGTCAAACGGGATTAGATATGGCTTTGTCAGCTTTTGAACATCAATCTCCCGAAGTTGTCGCCCAAAACGAAGAATTTTGGCAGGAAGTCAGAAAAGGCTTTACTGTTACGAAAGAATTTATCCATCTCGAAAACGGCTATTACGTTTTGGCATCCGACGAAGTACTAAATACGTATATAGAACACGTTAGGGATATAAATAAAATTTCATCGCGGTATATGCGGACGCGGCAGTTTGATGATAAGCTGGCCGTGCGGAAACAATTGGCGGAATTGGTGGGCGCTTCTCACGAGGAAGTAATCATTACGCGCAATACGACCGAATCACTAGATACCATCATTTCGGGCATCGACTGGAAAGTGGGCGACGAAGTGGTGATGGCTTTACAAGATTATGGTGCCATGGTTGATATGTTTAAACAACAAGCTCGCCGTTATGGGATAGTGAACAAATTTGTTTCGGTACCTAATCATCCCGCCTCCGACGACGAAATTGTTAAGCTTTACGAACAAGCCATTACGCCCAAAACCCGCCTTCTGATGGTTTGTCACATCATCAACATCACTGGGCATATTTTACCCATTCAAAAAATCGCTGACATGGCACACGCCCGTGGGGTAGAGGTGATGGTGGACGGCGCGCACGCGGTAGGGCATTTTGACTTTAAAATCCCTGATTTGCACTGTGATTACTATGGCAGTAGCCTTCATAAGTGGTTGGGGTGCCCGTTGGGGGCAGGTTTGTTGTACGTGAAGAAAGAAAAAATCAAGCAAATTTGGCCTCTATTGGGAGAAACGGGCTATCCCGACTACGACATTCGGAAACTTAATCACACTGGTACGCATCCTGTTCATACGGATTTGGCCTTGGCCGATGCCATTAATTACCACAAAAAAATAGGCATTGAACGAAAAGAAGCACGGCTGCGGTATTTGCAAACATATTGGACGTCCAAAGTCAGAAACCATCCTGGAATTATTGTAAATACTCCCGCTGATTCTACCCGCCACGGTGCGATTGGAAACGTGGGTGTAGCCAAGCTTTCGCCTGCGGAGTTGGCCAAAACGTTGATGGAAAAATATAAAATTTGGACTGTCGCGATTGACTATGCCAACGTTCACGGGGTGCGCGTAACGCCTCATTTGTTTACCACCACGCAGGAATTAGACACTTTTGTAAAAGCGTTGAAAGAACTAGCAGGCTAA
- a CDS encoding SH3 domain-containing protein, with protein sequence MNFSINIEFSAKTFIKLLMAIGCFCAMSAQGQSVNLRKVDSLFLNGKIEETEVLYERYLSGFKNTTLAPLPIYYKLAYINEKQNDYARELYYLSMIYNRQPRQAVLNKITETAANYNLSGYEVDDFSFIFLFFRKYSLYFTLFLLIVGIYAFVVLVQKKRHNELIQRRHTWVVIFYLSTLLLLLNLPDFYQIGIINKETAFLRESPSSAAPVKKAISRGNKVIVLGETDEWLQIWWDEHALYARKLDVWAIQ encoded by the coding sequence TTGAATTTTTCTATAAACATCGAATTTTCGGCTAAAACGTTCATCAAACTTTTGATGGCGATAGGTTGCTTTTGTGCCATGTCGGCGCAGGGACAGTCCGTCAATTTACGTAAAGTTGATTCGTTGTTTTTGAACGGTAAAATTGAAGAAACGGAAGTTTTGTACGAACGCTACTTGTCTGGCTTCAAAAACACAACCCTCGCACCTCTACCTATTTATTATAAGTTGGCGTACATCAACGAAAAGCAAAACGACTACGCCCGTGAGTTGTATTATTTGAGTATGATTTACAACCGCCAACCAAGGCAAGCCGTTTTGAATAAAATTACAGAAACAGCGGCTAATTATAATTTATCTGGTTACGAAGTTGATGACTTTAGTTTCATTTTTCTATTTTTTAGAAAATACTCCCTTTACTTTACGTTGTTTTTGTTGATTGTTGGGATATATGCTTTCGTGGTGCTTGTCCAGAAAAAAAGGCACAATGAGCTTATCCAACGACGCCACACGTGGGTAGTGATTTTCTATTTAAGTACCTTGCTTTTACTGCTCAACTTACCTGACTTTTACCAAATTGGTATCATCAATAAGGAAACAGCTTTCCTGCGCGAATCGCCCTCCTCGGCAGCGCCCGTCAAGAAGGCGATTTCACGAGGCAACAAAGTCATCGTCCTCGGTGAAACCGATGAATGGTTACAAATTTGGTGGGACGAACACGCGCTCTATGCCAGAAAGTTAGATGTTTGGGCCATCCAATAA
- a CDS encoding CHRD domain-containing protein, giving the protein MKKLTQALPFFIALLIVGVMVSCTEKGPHTNPEVKFEATLTGANEVPPVTTSATGRMEGVYNKETKKLTYTITYSGLTATAGHFHSGNSWEAGPVVYNFGSTLNSPISGSWDLNQQQENLLFSGLLYANIHTAANRGGEIRGQVNMVDFNAWKASRK; this is encoded by the coding sequence ATGAAGAAATTGACGCAAGCTCTACCCTTTTTCATCGCTCTATTGATTGTGGGAGTTATGGTCAGCTGTACTGAAAAAGGTCCACACACTAATCCTGAGGTCAAATTTGAAGCAACGCTGACAGGTGCCAATGAAGTACCTCCCGTCACTACCAGTGCCACAGGCCGTATGGAGGGTGTTTACAACAAAGAGACCAAAAAGCTCACTTATACAATCACTTATTCTGGTCTTACTGCTACTGCGGGGCACTTCCATAGCGGCAATAGCTGGGAAGCAGGACCAGTAGTTTATAACTTTGGCAGTACACTAAATTCACCCATTTCTGGTTCTTGGGATTTAAACCAACAACAAGAAAATCTGCTCTTTTCGGGATTGCTTTATGCAAACATTCACACAGCAGCAAACAGAGGTGGAGAAATTCGTGGCCAAGTGAACATGGTTGATTTCAACGCTTGGAAAGCAAGTCGTAAATAA